The following proteins are co-located in the Vigna unguiculata cultivar IT97K-499-35 chromosome 9, ASM411807v1, whole genome shotgun sequence genome:
- the LOC114163553 gene encoding zinc finger BED domain-containing protein RICESLEEPER 3-like, producing MKFKECVESQKIEYKGHICLDVETRWNSTYLMLDAAFKHKMEFVELEFYDTKYANELGKGIVLPSYEDWEYVESILPFLSIFYEATFRISSNSYVTSNIYMLEVVGIWNGINHLLKSNATSSATYKMAEKMRKKYEKYWGEPNKFNILLLIAVVLDPRYKMSYMNWAIDQLFDPEKRNYGWVLKSRLDTSLKLLFDEYKSRNRGAENDTQQTHVDVPNYKHDPYGRNNFLQTTGLTSLNKSKLQKYLEEELGETTLNILDWWKMNSCRFPILSNIARELLAMPVSTVASESAFSMGGRVFDPYRSSLSQQRVETLICTHDWLKDTHSPSLLDYDFEELQSVDQELINHKLSGLMPTLAASYIDGCEDIANEFELMSHGRDFELCNRMGASAFYLKRLLKLP from the exons ATGAAATTCAAAGAGTGTGTTGAAAGCCAAAAGATTGAATATAAAGGTCATATTTGCTTGGATGTTGAAACAAGGTGGAACTCAACATATTTGATGTTAGATGCTGCTTTCAAGCATAAAATGGAATTTGTTGAGCTTGAGTTTTATGATACAAAATATGCTAATGAGTTGGGAAAGGGGATTGTATTGCCTTCTTATGAAGATTGGGAGTATGTTGAGTCTATTCTACCTTTCTTGAGCATTTTTTATGAAGCTACTTTCCGCATCTCAAGTAACTCTTATGTTACTAGTAATATATACATGTTAGAAGTGGTAGGAATTTGGAATGGGATCAATCATCTCCTCAAGTCCAATGCTACAAGTAGTGCTACATATAAGATGGctgaaaaaatgagaaaaaaatatgagaaatattGGGGTGAACCTAACAAGTTCAATATATTGTTGTTAATTGCTGTTGTCTTAGATCCTAGATACAAGATGAGTTATATGAATTGGGCAATTGATCAACTTTTTGATCCTGAAAAGAGAAATTATGGATGGGTGTTAAAGTCACGGCTCGATACTTCCTTAAAGTTGTTGTTTGATGAATATAAAAGTCGAAATAGGGGAGCTGAAAAtgacacacaacaaacacatgTTGATGTACCCAATTATAAGCATGATCCATATGGTCGGAATAACTTTTTGCAAACAACAGGATTAACCTCTTTAAACAAATCTAAACTTCAAAAGTATTTAGAGGAAGAGCTTGGTGAAACAACTTTGAACATTCTTGATTGGTGGAAAATGAATTCATGTAGATTTCCAATCTTGTCAAACATAGCACGAGAGCTATTAGCTATGCCTGTTTCTACGGTAGCATCTGAGTCTGCATTTAGCATGGGAGGAAGAGTGTTTGATCCATATCGAAGTTCTTTATCACAACAAAGGGTAGAGACACTTATTTGTacacatgattggttgaaagACACACATTCACCATCATTGTTagactatgattttgaagagcttCAATCTGTTGACCAAG agTTG ATAAATCACAAGTTAAGTGGATTGATGCCAACTTTAGCTGCTTCATATATAGATGGTTGTGAAGATATTGCTAATGAGTTTGAGTTAATGAGCCATGGAAGGGATTTTGAACTTTGTAATCGAATGGGTGCTAGTGCATTCTATTTGAAGAGACTCTTAAAATTGCCATGA